The genome window TCTTTGGTACTGCTATCTATACCGCTGAAATCAAATCGGAGAATTCGGTAAGTGTTATGCAGCGGTGTGGGGTTCTTACCAATGTAGTATTTACCGAAAAGCACTTCAAACTTATGTTGTTGGTTAATATCGTAGTAGTATTCCAAAATAGACAGCCACAAGCTTTTACCAAATTTACGCGGGCGTAAAAAAGCCACATTTCGCTCTTTATTCTGCTCTAACTTTTCTATGAATTGAGTTTTATCTACAAAAACGTACCCATCTTTGACCAATATCTCAAAATTACTTACGCCATAAGGAAAAAATACTCTTATTCTGCTCATAAGCCAAAGATATAATTTCAGTTCAAAACGAAGTTTAATAGTTCGTGGGATATGCAAAGCTAAAAATAGATAGACAACTAAAATAAGCTATTCTGTATTTAAGTGCAATTCAAAAAGCAGTTTCA of Bacteroidia bacterium contains these proteins:
- a CDS encoding AAA family ATPase is translated as MSRIRVFFPYGVSNFEILVKDGYVFVDKTQFIEKLEQNKERNVAFLRPRKFGKSLWLSILEYYYDINQQHKFEVLFGKYYIGKNPTPLHNTYRILRFDFSGIDSSTK